In Bradyrhizobium sp. 170, the DNA window CATGCCGGTACTTCAAGCCAACGATCTGCTTGCGACCCGTCCAGCGTGCAGCGAAAAACGATATCACCGGCCTTGTCGACGGCCCCATGAACGCAAACTCGGCGACCAAACCAAGGATGATGCCGATAAAGAACCTCGCGAAGAACGGTCCTGTGGGCGTTCTCAAACCTTGTTGTACAATGGCCGCCGTCCACATTCGAGCCTTGACGGCAGCACACCGGATCAAGCCTACTTCACCTCGCTGCCGCTCCGCACGGCAGCCTAACCCCGGCAGAGGCTCCACTTATCGATGCGGAGATTCTGTTCAGACAATCGGGACCGGCTCACTTGTCACCGACGCCGGGGCGGTACCTTCGGAGGTTCCATCGGGACAGGCTCACGGTCAAGCGGCTTCACCCGAGCTCGTGTACTTCGTCGGCACGGCGTGTGCAGAAACTTCCAAATACCGGCGCAAACCAGGACGCCGGGCGCTTCCCCGAAAACGCATAGCCGAAAACGAGGCTCAAGAACCAGAACGCATTCTTCTTCTAATTCAGTGCATCCAGCCTCTTGAGATTGGATGACTTGACCTACGATCGAGCCCTCCGCCGCGAACATTCTACTCGAGGGCACTGTTCGTTGGATAGCCACAAAGCGCGCAAACCAACAAGCAAATCGTCCGGATGGACCAAGTACGGCGCATAGCCCGGGAGATCGCGGCGCGCCTGATAGTTCTACGCGGTATTCCTGACTGCCTCAGCTAGCATCGCGTAAAGGTGCCGCTTGCTCATTTCCTGAGCTATCTAGCGCCTTTTGCGACAGCTTCTTTCCAATGCAGTCGCGACCGGCCGCCATCACCGTCGGCCCTCGCTTAGGGGCGGGTCTAATCTTGGGTTTTGCTGTTGGTGGTTTGTGACCTCGAGTCAGGCCTAACCGAGCTAGCCTGCCGCAAACTGCGTTGCGACTGCACTCGAGATGACGCGCGATCTGCGCGGCACTCTGTCCCGCGGCCCAGAGCTTTTCCAGCTGTGCCAATTCTCTTCTATTCCAGCGCATGGAAGATACTTTAGTGCCAGTTGTGACGTCAGGTTAGTTTACTCTTCGTCCGGCTCGCGCACCGCCGTTTGGTCTCCTGTTCATTCATTCTACGAAAGCCCGCATCGCGAGTGAAGGAAAAACGAGTCTCCTTGGCACACCGCGCTCTCTTCTTAGTCCCTACCGTGATTAGGGTCCCATCTGCGCGCGCAATATAAGTAGTCGAGTGGCAACCGGGCGTGCCGCTGGGTGCCATCGCGGCGAGTGCTTGCGTCCTGATGTTGACTACCACAAAAGCGAGTTCGCGCGCCTCCCCAATCTTGATAGGGGAGCTTCGCTCGCCTTTCCACTATTCTTCATCGACCGGGGCCGAACCAAATTCCCAAGTAACTTCGGCCGTAAGATAATTTCAGAGTTCTGACGATTGTGCGAGCTCTCGCGAAGCCCAGCCATGGACATGCGTCACACATTGTACTGTAGGGCCCAGCTCGTTGTGTTTCGACTGAGCTTCCATGCGAGTGCAAATAGCGCATGAGCCGAGCTTTCAAAAATTGCGCGCCAATGTCCGCGAGACAATCATGACAGACTTATCGGCAGAGAACGCTTGCGAGGAGGCTGACATCCCGCTGAGCCGCCTTGATGTAAGCGAGCCCAAGCGCTTTGAAGATGATACCGTTTGGCCTTGTTTCGAGCGGCTGCGAAGGGAAGATCCCGTCCATTATTGTGAAGACAGCCCGTACGGTCCATATTGGTCGATAACAAAATACCGCGACATCGTAGCCGTGGATTCAAATCACACAATATTCTCGTCAGAGCGAAGCGTCACAATTGTGGACCCGCCGCAGAAGTATTGGACTCCCAGTTTTATTAAGATGAGTCCTCCTGTCCATGCTCAGCAGCGTAAGACTGTCAGTCCGATCGCGGCATCGGAGAACCTGGCGAAGCTTGAAGGCTTGATCCGCTCGCGGGTTCAGAAGATCTTGGACGGTTTGCCACGCAATGATACCTTCAACTGGGTCGATAGAGTCTCGATCGAGTTGACGACCCAAATGCTGGCCACGCTGTTCGACTTTCCATTTCAAGATCGACGGCTGCTGACCTACTGGTCGGACGTAGCCGCCTTGAGTCCACAAATGGGCCACCAGATCGACGGCTGGGAAAAGCGAAAGGCGGTGCTGTCCGAGTGCTTGGACTATTTCACACGTCTTTGGAGCGAACGGGCAAAATCCGAGCCGCGCGCTGACCTAATCTCTATGATGGCGCATTCACCGGCGACCCGAAACATGGAGCCATGTGAGTTCCTGGGCAACCTCATTCTGCTGATTGTTGGAGGTAACGATACTACGCGCAACTCAATTACCGGTGGCGTATTGTTCATGAGTCAAAATCCGTCCGAACTGCGAAAACTCCGCGATGATGCTTCGCTAGTGCCCGGGGCGGTATCCGAGATTATACGATACCAAACGCCTATCGCGCATATGCGCCGGACCGCTGTGGACGATTTCACGATAGGGCACAAGCAAATCAGGCGAGGCGATAAAGTTGTGATGTGGTACATCTCTGGCAACCGAGACGACGAGGTTATTGCTAGCCCCAACAGCTTCATCATCGATCGAGAACATGTACGGCAACATCTCTCTTTTGGCTTTGGGAT includes these proteins:
- a CDS encoding GcrA family cell cycle regulator, with the translated sequence MRWNRRELAQLEKLWAAGQSAAQIARHLECSRNAVCGRLARLGLTRGHKPPTAKPKIRPAPKRGPTVMAAGRDCIGKKLSQKALDSSGNEQAAPLRDAS
- a CDS encoding cytochrome P450, which produces MTDLSAENACEEADIPLSRLDVSEPKRFEDDTVWPCFERLRREDPVHYCEDSPYGPYWSITKYRDIVAVDSNHTIFSSERSVTIVDPPQKYWTPSFIKMSPPVHAQQRKTVSPIAASENLAKLEGLIRSRVQKILDGLPRNDTFNWVDRVSIELTTQMLATLFDFPFQDRRLLTYWSDVAALSPQMGHQIDGWEKRKAVLSECLDYFTRLWSERAKSEPRADLISMMAHSPATRNMEPCEFLGNLILLIVGGNDTTRNSITGGVLFMSQNPSELRKLRDDASLVPGAVSEIIRYQTPIAHMRRTAVDDFTIGHKQIRRGDKVVMWYISGNRDDEVIASPNSFIIDREHVRQHLSFGFGIHRCVGRHLAELQLKILWQEMLKRSLEVKVVGEPERVQSNFVHGYSALPVQIPG